In Phocoena phocoena chromosome 19, mPhoPho1.1, whole genome shotgun sequence, a genomic segment contains:
- the SPATA32 gene encoding spermatogenesis-associated protein 32, which yields MPPNRQAHPLAGIPATKERTGGGGVSSHQPAPRLPDRASVSMGVTGANGFPCCDKESVDIVDTQGGINQNQFQPVQEEDDMELEKELLELEFPDKEVPRLDPELEPEPKPKPFPQPEMRPVVMLQPAAKLDTEPKVKVVNLEPFSEDPEPQGYKTESLHPYIEGLMQRDISQWSMRSNSSYLSTTEEDPLSTDHRSICVQTSKHLFWADESVQASEHSLQQAISTQPIEESTKETACHPDQPSARKDTVCSQKQSQAPSAQPALPDKGSQQPPSPQPSPSPQTIGLAELINLASSLAMASSSRMDLPNSGHVIKAPLQMAMTLSTEPTVDHTAQPTVDEPEQENLTREALEKPPEEPLETRELQDASKQEDKHFPHPYLDFSKPGFKRATIEGEVKFLQPPNVSPQPQGAEKDSGGGPLLLKIHFKLSSPTSPEKTRQNQ from the exons ATGCCCCCCAACCGCCAAGCCCACCCACTCGCCGGGATC CCCGCCACCAAAGAGCGCACTGGAGGCGGAGGGGTTAGCAGCCACCAGCCCGCTCCCCGTCTCCCAGACAGAGCCTCGGTCAGCATGGGGGTGACAG GTGCCAATGGATTTCCCTGCTGTGACAAGGAGTCGGTGGACATTGTGGATACACA GGGTGGCATAAACCAAAACCAGTTCCAGCCAGTACAAGAGGAAGATGACATGGAG CTGGAGAAAGAATTGCTAGAGCTGGAGTTCCCAGACAAAGAGGTCCCGCGCCTAGACCCAGAACTGGAGCCAGaaccgaagcccaagcctttCCCGCAGCCAGAGATGCGCCCGGTTGTCATGCTCCAGCCCGCGGCCAAGCTGGACACAGAGCCCAAGGTGAAGGTGGTTAACTTGGAACCCTTCAGTGAAGACCCTGAGCCGCAGGGGTATAAGACAGAGTCACTCCACCCCTACATAGAAGGGCTAATGCAGCGGGACATCAGCCAATGGAGTATGAGGTCAAACTCCAGCTACCTGAGTACCACAGAGGAGGACCCGCTATCCACCGACCACCGCTCTATCTGTGTGCAGACCTCCAAACACCTCTTCTGGGCAGACGAGTCCGTCCAGGCCTCAGAACACAGCCTGCAACAGGCGATCAGCACGCAGCCCATCGAGGAGAGCACAAAAGAGACTGCCTGCCACCCAGACCAGCCGTCGGCCCGCAAGGACACTGTGTGCTCCCAGAAGCAGAGCCAGGCCCCCAGTGCCCAGCCCGCTCTTCCAGACAAAGGCTCCCAGCAGCCTCCAAGCCCCCAGCCGTCCCCCTCCCCACAAACCATCGGCCTGGCAGAGCTGATCAACCTCGCATCTTCCCTGGCCATGGCCTCCTCCAGCAGGATGGACTTGCCCAATTCGGGGCATGTGATCAAAGCCCCACTCCAGATGGCCATGACGCTTTCCACAGAGCCCACTGTGGATCACACTGCCCAGCCCACTGTGGACGAGCCAGAGCAGGAAAACCTCACTCGGGAGGCGCTAGAGAAGCCACCAGAGGAACCACTAGAAACCAGGGAGCTGCAGGATGCTTCAAAGCAGGAAGACAAGCACTTCCCTCACCCTTACCTTGATTTCAGCAAGCCAGGGTTCAAGAGGGCCACCATTGAAGGGGAGGTGAAGTTTCTCCAGCCCCCAAACGTGTCCCCTCAGCCGCAAGGAGCTGAGAAAGA TTCGGGAGGGGGTCCATTATTGCTGAAAATCCATTTTAAGCTGTCGTCCCCCACTTCCCCAGAGAAGACTAGACAAAACCAGTAA
- the MAP3K14 gene encoding mitogen-activated protein kinase kinase kinase 14, with translation MAVMEMACPGAPGSAVGQQKEFAKAKEKTQATEMKQSSVHKLEAVEKSPMFCGKWEILNDVITKGTAKEGSEGGPAAISIIAQAECENSQEFSPTFSERIFIAGSKQYSQSESLDQIPNNVAHSTEGKMARVCWKGKRRSKARRKRKKKSSKSLAQAGVALARPLPRTPEQESCTVPVQEDESPLGTPYVRNTPQFSKPLKEPGLGHLWFKKLGEGLRPALPRPELHKLISPLQCLNHVWKLHHPQDVGPLPQPAHPFPYSRRPHPFPFHPLQPWKPHPLESFFLGKLANCVDSQQPLPGPPLGRLACVDGQQPLPGPHVKPSCPSHGSSDKLSMEEYLVHALQGSVSSGQARSLASLAKTWLVGGSKPREPSPETEDSEGVLLIEKLKPVDYEYREDIHWATRQPCLGRGSFGEVHRMEDKQTGFQCAVKKVRVEVFRAEELMACAGLTSPRIVPLYGAVKEGPWVNIFMELLEGGSLGQLIKQRGCLPEDRALYYLGQALEGLEYLHTRRILHGDVKADNVLLSSDGSHAALCDFGHAVCLQPDGLGKSLLTGDYIPGTETHMAPEVVMGKPCDAKVDVWSSCCMILHMLNGCHPWTQYFRGPLCLKIASEPPPVREIPPSCAPLTAQAIQEGLRKEPVHRASAAELGGKVSLALQHVGGLRSPWRGEYKEPRHPPPLQAHPPPSQGHPHQTLRAPPVELLPGELSPEDPGPQPAEDATGGAPKLQPPPPPEPPEQNKSPSLHWGKEESGTWEPLALSSLDPTPAKNSSSPERKATFPEQELQQLEIELFLNSLSQPFSLEEQEQILSCLSVDSLSLSDDSEKNASKASQSSRDTLSSGVHSWGSQAEARSSSWDMMLARGRPTDTPSYFNGVKVQIQSLNGEHLHIREFQRVKVGDIATGISSQIPASAFSLVTKDGQPVRYDMEVPDSGIDLQCTLAPDGSFAWSWRVKHGQLENRP, from the exons ATGGCAGTGATGGAAATGGCCTGCCCAGGTGCCCCCGGCTCCGCGGTCGGGCAGCAGAAGGAGTTCGCCAAAGCCAAGGAGAAGACACAGGCAACGGAGATGAAGCAGAGCTCCGTCCACAAGCTCGAGGCCGTGGAGAAGAGCCCCATGTTCTGCGGGAAGTGGGAGATCCTGAACGACGTGATTACCAAAGGCACAGCCAAGGAAGGCTCCGAGGGCGGGCCGGCTGCCATCTCCATCATCGCCCAGGCCGAAT GTGAGAATAGCCAAGAGTTCAGCCCCACCTTCTCAGAACGGATCTTCATCGCTGGCTCGAAACAGTACAG CCAGTCCGAGAGTCTTGATCAAATCCCCAACAATGTGGCCCACTCAACCGAGGGCAAAATGGCCCGCGTGTGTTGGAAGGGGAAGCGTCGCAGCAAAGCCCGGAGGAAACGCAAGAAGAAGAGCTCCAAGTCCCTGGCTCAGGCAGGAGTGGCCCTGGCCAGACCCCTCCCCAGAACCCCTGAGCAGGAGAGCTGCACGGTCCCGGTGCAG GAGGATGAGTCTCCGCTAGGCACCCCGTATGTTAGAAACACCCCCCAGTTCTCCAAGCCTCTGAAGGAGCCAGGCCTTGGCCACCTCTGGTTTAAGAAACTCGGGGAGGGCCTGCGGCCAGCACTGCCTCGACCGGAACTCCACAAACTGATCAGCCCCCTGCAGTGCCTAAACCATGTGTGGAAACTCCACCACCCCCAGGACGTaggccccctgccccagcccgcTCACCCCTTCCCCTACAGCAGACGGCCCCACCCCTTCCCGTTCCACCCTCTCCAGCCCTGGAAACCTCACCCCTTAGAGTCCTTCTTCCTAGGCAAACTGGCAAACTGTGTAGACAGCCAGCAGCCCCTGCCCGGCCCTCCCCTGGGCAGACTGGCCTGTGTAGACGGCCAGCAGCCCCTGCCTGGCCCACACGTGAAGCCCAGCTGCCCGTCTCATGGCTCGAGTGACAAGCTGTCCATGGAGGAGTACCTCGTGCACGCTCTGCAAGGCAGCGTGAGCTCCGGCCAGGCCCGCAGCCTGGCCAGCCTGGCCAAGACCTGGTTGGTGGGGGGCTCCAAGCCTCGGGAGCCCAGCCCTGAAACCGAGGACAGTGAGGGGGTCCTGCTTATTGAG AAACTCAAGCCGGTGGATTATGAGTACCGAGAGGACATCCATTGGGCCACGCGCCAGCCCTGCCTGGGCAGAGGCTCCTTCGGAGAGGTCCACAGGATGGAGGACAAGCAAACTGGCTTCCAGTGTGCCGTCAAAAAG GTGCGAGTTGAAGTGTTTCGGGCTGAGGAATTGATGGCATGTGCGGGATTGACCTCACCCAGAATCGTCCCTTTGtatggagctgtgaaggaaggtCCTTGGGTCAACATCTTCATGGAGCTTCTAGAAG GTGGCTCGCTGGGCCAGCTCATAAAGCAGAGGGGCTGCCTGCCGGAGGACCGGGCCCTTTATTACCTGGGCCAGGCTCTGGAAGGGCTGGAATACCTCCATACCCGAAGGATTCTACATGGAGATGTGAAAG CCGACAATGTGCTCCTGTCCAGCGATGGGAGCCACGCAGCCCTCTGCGACTTTGGCCATGCAGTGTGCCTTCAACCCGATGGCCTGGGGAAGTCTTTGCTCACAG GGGACTACATCCCCGGCACAGAGACCCACATGGCGCCAGAGGTGGTGATGGGCAAGCCCTGTGACGCCAAGGTGGACGTCTGGAGCAGCTGCTGCATGATCCTGCACATGCTCAATGGCTGCCACCCTTGGACCCAGTACTTCCGAGGGCCGCTGTGCCTCAAG ATTGCCAGCGAGCCTCCGCCTGTGAGGGAGATCCCGCCCTCCTGTGCCCCCCTCACAGCCCAGGCCATCCAGGAAGGGCTCAGGAAAGAGCCTGTCCACCGAGCGTCTGCAGCAGAGCTGGGGGGGAAGGTCAGCCTGGCGCTGCAGCATG TGGGAGGTCTGAGGAGCCCTTGGAGGGGAGAGTACAAAGAACCAAGACATCCGCCGCCACTCCAAGCCCACCCACCGCCAAGCCAAGGGCACCCTCACCAGACCCTACGTGCCCCACCAGTGGAGCTGTTGCCAGGGGagctctcaccagaggacccggGGCCCCAGCCAGCTGAGGACGCAACAGGCGGGGCCCCTAAGCTCCAGCCTCCTCCACCCCCAGAGCCCCCAGAGCAGAACAAGTCTCCCAGCCTGCACTGGGGCAAAGAAGAGTCCGGGACGTGGGAACCACTGGCTCTGTCCTCCCTGGATCCGACCCCAGCCAAGAACTCCAGCTCACCAGAGCGGAAGGCAACCTTCCCCGAGCAAGAGCTGCAACAGCTGGAAATAG AATTATTTCTGAACAGCCTGTCGCAGCCATTTTCTTTGGAGGAACAGGAGCAAATCCTGTCATGCCTCAGCGTCGACAGCCTCTCCCTGTCAGATGACAGTGAGAAG AACGCGTCCAAGGCCTCTCAGAGCTCGCGGGACACCCTGAGTTCCGGCGTGCACTCGTGGGGCAGCCAGGCGGAGGCCCGCAGCTCCAGCTGGGACATGATGCTGGCCCGGGGGCGGCCCACCGACACGCCGAGCTACTTCAACG GTGTGAAAGTCCAAATACAGTCTCTCAATGGTGAACACCTGCACATCCGGGAATTCCAGCGGGTCAAGGTGGGAGACATCGCAACCGGCATCAGCAGCCAG ATCCCAGCCTCAGCCTTCAGCTTGGTGACCAAGGACGGGCAGCCCGTGCGCTACGACATGGAGGTGCCAGACTCGGGCATCGACCTGCAGTGCACCCTGGCCCCTGATGGCAGCTTCGCCTGGAGCTGGAGGGTCAAGCATGGCCAGCTGGAGAACAGGCCCTAA